The following are encoded in a window of Nocardioides houyundeii genomic DNA:
- a CDS encoding PHP domain-containing protein: MRIDLHAHSSVSDGTQRPGELVRAAAASGLDVLAITDHDTTASWDEAAQAAREVGLTLVRGIEISTVHRGRGVHLLAYLPDPTHPVLRSRLRAILAGRASRVPAILERLSALGVDLTEEEVASASGRTAATGRPHLADALVTKGVVRDRREAFDRFLNPGRPAYVDRTAADLVDMITVVADAGGVSVLAHPWGRSARQVLDPATLGELRALGLTGIEVDHEDHPRPVRDELRAVARHHDLVVTGSSDHHGRGKVGHELGCNTTDPLEYERLLAAAQEAAARSGRAVPDLVVA, translated from the coding sequence GTGCGCATCGACCTCCACGCCCACTCGAGCGTCAGTGACGGCACCCAGCGCCCCGGCGAGCTCGTCCGCGCCGCTGCGGCCTCGGGTCTGGACGTGCTGGCCATCACCGACCACGACACGACCGCCAGCTGGGACGAGGCCGCGCAGGCGGCCCGAGAGGTCGGCCTGACTCTGGTGCGCGGGATCGAGATCAGCACCGTGCACCGAGGACGTGGGGTGCACCTTCTGGCCTACCTCCCCGACCCCACCCACCCCGTCCTGCGCAGTCGGCTGCGCGCGATCCTGGCGGGACGAGCCTCCCGAGTGCCGGCGATCCTGGAACGGCTCTCGGCTCTCGGCGTCGACCTCACCGAGGAGGAGGTGGCCAGCGCGTCCGGCCGCACCGCGGCCACCGGCCGGCCGCACCTGGCCGACGCCCTGGTGACCAAGGGGGTGGTGCGCGACCGACGGGAGGCCTTCGACCGGTTCCTGAACCCCGGCCGGCCGGCCTACGTGGACCGCACGGCGGCGGACCTGGTGGACATGATCACGGTGGTGGCCGACGCCGGCGGAGTCAGCGTCCTGGCGCACCCGTGGGGCCGCAGTGCCCGCCAGGTGCTGGACCCGGCGACCCTCGGTGAGCTTCGAGCACTCGGCCTGACCGGGATCGAGGTCGACCACGAGGACCACCCAAGGCCGGTCCGGGACGAGCTGCGAGCCGTCGCACGCCACCACGACCTGGTGGTCACCGGCTCCAGCGACCACCACGGGCGGGGCAAGGTCGGCCACGAGCTGGGCTGCAACACCACCGACCCGCTCGAGTACGAGCGGCTGCTGGCGGCAGCGCAGGAGGCTGCCGCGCGCTCCGGGCGGGCCGTCCCCGACCTGGTGGTCGCCTGA
- a CDS encoding MaoC family dehydratase, whose translation MTKTNPGNFFEDFTLGQVIEHATPRTVTEGDRALYGSLYPTRFALPSSARFAASCGLDPAPVEELVGFHIAFGKTVPDVSLNAVANLGYSECRFHTPVVPGDTLSTRSEVIGLKENSNGRTGVVWVRSTAVNQRGEVAIDWARWVMVHKRDHEAPAPTTVVPELARHLRVEELVVPDGLDFSGYDFAAAGEPHRYDDYAVGEKIDHVDGVTLSDAEHMMATRLWQNTAKVHFNTQARPDGRRLVYGGHVISMARALSFNGLANAQLVAAINAGSHVAPAFGGDTVYAWSEVLDKGETSAPGVGALRLRLVATKDRDEAMVLRGEDGKYAPGVLLDLDYWALVPR comes from the coding sequence ATGACGAAGACGAACCCCGGCAACTTCTTCGAGGACTTCACCCTCGGGCAGGTCATCGAGCACGCGACGCCCCGCACGGTCACCGAGGGCGACCGCGCCCTGTACGGGTCGCTCTACCCCACGCGGTTCGCGCTGCCGTCCTCGGCCCGGTTCGCCGCGTCCTGCGGCCTCGACCCGGCGCCCGTGGAGGAGCTGGTGGGCTTCCACATCGCCTTCGGCAAGACGGTCCCCGACGTCTCCCTCAACGCGGTCGCCAACCTCGGCTACTCCGAGTGCCGGTTCCACACCCCGGTGGTGCCCGGTGACACGCTCAGCACCCGGTCGGAGGTCATCGGCCTGAAGGAGAACTCCAACGGGCGCACCGGCGTGGTGTGGGTCCGCTCCACCGCGGTCAACCAGCGTGGCGAGGTCGCCATCGACTGGGCTCGGTGGGTGATGGTCCACAAGCGCGACCACGAGGCTCCGGCGCCGACGACGGTGGTGCCCGAGCTGGCCAGGCACCTGAGGGTCGAGGAGCTGGTGGTGCCGGACGGCCTGGACTTCTCCGGCTACGACTTCGCCGCGGCCGGTGAGCCGCACCGCTACGACGACTACGCGGTGGGGGAGAAGATCGACCACGTCGACGGCGTCACGCTCAGCGATGCCGAGCACATGATGGCCACGCGGCTGTGGCAGAACACCGCGAAGGTGCACTTCAACACCCAGGCCCGGCCCGACGGAAGGCGCCTGGTCTATGGCGGCCACGTGATCTCGATGGCTCGCGCCCTGTCCTTCAACGGTCTCGCCAACGCCCAGCTGGTGGCCGCGATCAACGCCGGCTCCCACGTGGCGCCGGCGTTCGGCGGTGACACCGTCTACGCCTGGTCCGAGGTGCTCGACAAGGGCGAGACCTCCGCCCCCGGTGTGGGCGCCCTGCGGCTGCGCCTGGTGGCGACCAAGGACCGGGACGAGGCGATGGTGCTGCGCGGCGAGGACGGCAAGTACGCCCCCGGCGTGCTGCTCGACCTGGACTACTGGGCCCTCGTGCCTCGCTGA
- a CDS encoding DUF5302 domain-containing protein, which produces MNNDDLKAKMREALDKKNGVERGVHQDGPVKEKAHGSEVTGTGPKMHRRKAGGGGA; this is translated from the coding sequence ATGAACAACGACGACCTGAAGGCCAAGATGCGCGAGGCGCTGGACAAGAAGAACGGCGTGGAGCGGGGGGTCCACCAGGACGGCCCCGTCAAGGAGAAGGCCCACGGCTCGGAGGTCACCGGCACCGGCCCGAAGATGCACCGTCGCAAGGCTGGCGGCGGCGGCGCCTGA
- a CDS encoding acyl-CoA dehydrogenase family protein, with amino-acid sequence MPRLCQTDDLTEDQAEILKAVRTFVEDKILPVATELEHADEYPTEIVEGLKELGIFGLMIPEEYDGLGESLLTYALCVEEIARGWMSVSGVINTHFIVAYMLMKHGTEEQKRKYLPRMATGEVRGAFSMSEPSLGSDVAAISTKATKTDSVEGGGYEITGQKMWLTNGGSSTLVAVLVKTDEGADSVYKNMTTFLVEKEPGFGETAQGVTVPGKIDKMGYKGIDTTEMVFEGHKISADQILGGEPGKGFYQMMDGVEVGRVNVAARACGIANRAFELGVAYAQQRETFGKPIAEHQAILFRIAEMATKVDTAHAMMVKAARKKDSGQRNDVEAGMAKMVASEYCNEVVQDSFRIHGGYGYSKEYEIERLYREAAFMLIGEGTSDIQKMIIGRSMLKEYKLR; translated from the coding sequence ATGCCCCGCCTGTGTCAGACCGACGACCTCACCGAGGACCAGGCCGAGATCCTCAAGGCGGTGCGCACGTTCGTGGAGGACAAGATCCTCCCGGTCGCCACCGAGCTCGAGCACGCCGACGAGTACCCCACCGAGATCGTGGAGGGACTCAAGGAGCTCGGGATCTTCGGGCTGATGATCCCCGAGGAGTACGACGGCCTGGGCGAGTCGCTGCTCACCTACGCGCTGTGCGTGGAGGAGATCGCGCGCGGCTGGATGAGCGTCTCCGGTGTCATCAACACCCACTTCATCGTGGCCTACATGCTGATGAAGCACGGCACCGAGGAGCAGAAGCGCAAGTACCTCCCGCGGATGGCGACCGGCGAGGTGCGCGGTGCTTTCTCGATGTCCGAGCCGTCCCTGGGCTCCGACGTGGCGGCCATCTCGACCAAGGCCACGAAGACCGACTCCGTCGAAGGGGGAGGCTACGAGATCACCGGCCAGAAGATGTGGCTGACCAACGGTGGGTCCTCGACCCTGGTGGCGGTGCTGGTCAAGACCGACGAGGGCGCCGACTCGGTCTACAAGAACATGACCACGTTCCTGGTCGAGAAGGAGCCGGGCTTCGGCGAGACCGCCCAGGGCGTCACCGTCCCCGGCAAGATCGACAAGATGGGCTACAAGGGGATCGACACCACCGAGATGGTGTTCGAGGGCCACAAGATCTCCGCGGACCAGATCCTGGGTGGCGAGCCGGGCAAGGGTTTCTACCAGATGATGGACGGGGTCGAGGTGGGCCGGGTCAACGTCGCGGCCCGCGCCTGCGGCATCGCCAACCGCGCCTTCGAGCTCGGCGTCGCCTACGCCCAGCAGCGCGAGACCTTCGGCAAGCCGATCGCGGAGCACCAGGCGATCCTGTTCCGCATCGCGGAGATGGCGACCAAGGTCGACACCGCCCACGCGATGATGGTCAAGGCCGCCCGCAAGAAGGACTCGGGCCAGCGCAACGACGTCGAGGCCGGTATGGCCAAGATGGTCGCCTCGGAGTACTGCAACGAGGTCGTCCAGGACTCGTTCCGGATCCACGGTGGCTACGGCTACTCCAAGGAGTACGAGATCGAGCGCCTCTACCGCGAGGCCGCCTTCATGCTCATCGGTGAGGGCACCTCCGACATCCAGAAGATGATCATCGGCCGCAGCATGCTCAAGGAGTACAAGCTGCGCTGA
- a CDS encoding glycosyltransferase family 2 protein: MVAPTRLDLSVVIPCYNEEDSLPRLVEVLEAELGEITDSYEVILVDDGSRDTTLALLREVAATRPRFRYLALSRNFGKESAMLAGLSQARGDRVAIMDADLQHPPHLLAQMLPLLDGEYSQVVARRTRTNDPAVRTWLSRIYYKLMNRLVDVELQDGVGDFRVLDRMAVRALLALGETNRFSKGLFAWIGFPTAVVDYENVSREAGATKWRLRDLFNYGIDGVVSFNYRPLRMSIWLGLLVTVVAAGYAAWVLLDAVWHGNAVPGYVTTICVVTGFGGVQLIILGVIGEYLGRIYAETKRRPLFLLKESSNGPDDTPVTAVLGAAHELEQQDLAAHGRSGQA, from the coding sequence ATGGTGGCCCCAACACGCCTTGACCTGTCCGTGGTCATCCCCTGCTACAACGAGGAGGACTCCCTCCCCAGGCTGGTGGAGGTCCTCGAGGCCGAGCTCGGTGAGATCACCGACAGCTACGAGGTCATCCTCGTCGACGACGGCAGCCGGGACACCACCCTGGCGCTGCTCCGGGAGGTGGCAGCCACCCGGCCCCGGTTCCGCTACCTCGCGCTGAGCCGCAACTTCGGCAAGGAGTCCGCGATGCTCGCGGGGCTGAGCCAGGCCCGCGGCGACCGGGTGGCCATCATGGACGCCGACCTGCAGCACCCGCCGCACCTGCTCGCGCAGATGCTCCCCCTGCTGGACGGGGAGTACTCCCAGGTGGTGGCGCGCCGGACACGGACCAACGACCCCGCCGTCCGCACGTGGCTCTCGCGGATCTACTACAAGCTGATGAACCGGCTCGTCGACGTCGAGCTCCAGGACGGGGTGGGCGACTTCCGGGTGCTGGACCGGATGGCCGTCCGGGCGCTGCTGGCCCTGGGGGAGACCAACCGGTTCTCCAAGGGCCTCTTCGCCTGGATCGGGTTCCCCACCGCCGTGGTGGACTACGAGAACGTCTCGCGGGAGGCCGGCGCGACGAAGTGGCGGCTCCGGGACCTGTTCAACTACGGCATCGACGGGGTCGTCTCGTTCAACTACCGCCCGCTGCGGATGTCGATCTGGTTGGGCCTGCTGGTGACCGTGGTCGCGGCCGGCTACGCCGCCTGGGTGCTGCTCGACGCGGTGTGGCACGGCAACGCGGTGCCCGGCTACGTCACCACCATCTGCGTGGTCACCGGGTTCGGCGGCGTGCAGCTGATCATCCTCGGTGTCATTGGCGAGTACCTGGGCAGGATCTACGCCGAGACCAAGAGACGCCCGCTGTTCCTGCTCAAGGAGAGCAGCAACGGTCCCGACGACACCCCGGTCACCGCGGTGCTCGGCGCGGCGCACGAGCTCGAGCAGCAGGACCTGGCTGCCCACGGCCGGAGCGGGCAGGCGTGA
- a CDS encoding DUF6752 domain-containing protein, giving the protein MQPANVAARWGADLPADQVHVITVPSHSRDSSELWRRFAQACGLSETSGLDLAVTRVNESLGLVEAELLRRVNKALDGRVQAGRQRSLWIRDVLAHQVLAGIGHEPIGLTPEHLELAREQAEEAITAIRAAGYLVHGDLEDLRPQAPPARLPKDVTEEELLEAAVLALADLLVWARDAGSDPRGAKEPGVRPVARPRGLAAARGMVGATLRRAAAPVRDRRVAELEARIAELEEQVHASRALHLRVATLTDLVEELLLPADLRDGELTMSAVREFRQRSL; this is encoded by the coding sequence ATGCAGCCGGCCAACGTCGCGGCCCGCTGGGGCGCGGACCTGCCCGCCGACCAGGTGCACGTGATCACCGTGCCCAGCCACAGCCGGGACAGCAGCGAGCTGTGGCGGCGCTTCGCCCAGGCGTGCGGGCTGTCCGAGACGAGCGGTCTCGACCTCGCGGTGACCCGGGTCAACGAGTCGCTCGGCCTGGTGGAGGCCGAGCTGCTGCGTCGGGTCAACAAGGCCCTCGACGGTCGCGTCCAGGCGGGTCGTCAACGCTCGTTGTGGATCAGGGACGTGCTGGCGCACCAGGTGCTGGCCGGGATCGGCCACGAGCCCATCGGGCTCACCCCTGAGCACCTGGAGCTGGCGAGGGAGCAGGCCGAGGAGGCGATCACCGCCATCCGGGCCGCGGGCTACCTGGTGCACGGTGACCTCGAGGACCTCCGTCCCCAAGCCCCTCCCGCCCGCCTCCCGAAGGACGTGACGGAGGAGGAGCTGCTCGAGGCCGCCGTGCTGGCTCTGGCCGACCTCCTGGTCTGGGCGCGGGACGCCGGCTCCGATCCGCGCGGCGCCAAGGAGCCGGGTGTCCGGCCCGTCGCGCGACCACGCGGACTCGCGGCCGCCCGGGGCATGGTCGGCGCCACGCTACGCCGGGCTGCGGCGCCGGTGCGGGACCGACGGGTCGCGGAGCTGGAGGCGCGGATCGCGGAGCTCGAGGAGCAGGTCCATGCCTCTCGCGCCCTGCACCTGCGGGTGGCCACCCTGACGGACCTGGTGGAGGAGCTGCTGCTGCCTGCCGACCTGCGTGACGGGGAGCTGACGATGAGCGCGGTGCGAGAGTTCCGCCAGAGGTCGCTGTGA
- a CDS encoding cutinase family protein, giving the protein MTRAPWSLRSLASVSRTATRATVARAVTACVLGSVLLVVADQQGAEVAPLPEVERSAASTCTDVLVVGIDGNGQGRKAKYGAVVAKVANKVTARATAQNRSVTTSRIRVGTPANTVLKGGRKAGTPATKAVSKKQLRRWKAPVSAGVKKTRTLLAKRMASCPEQQVLLVGYAQGAAVAHLVSQKLDKAGKLGNVAGVVLVSDPYRVPKSSAGRPLGKPSAGNGSKGVIARFGKSVGDVPGSVPTFRAISVCHRADLVCNPRRTKVGKALKVSGSYHKGASKAVLRQAADAAWKQLSLWPDPVEQQLMVAAGEPISVQLQATGGSPVAPAVRWAPVSVPTGLTLSETGLLSGELPSSGIYEVSFTVAGTSPATTARSGKVLLNARAASGALSAGGQSTCEVRVDGSAWCWGRNDFGQLGDGTNTLRVSPAQVAGSGWARVATGGSFTCGVKTDGTLWCWGLNNFGQLGGTDKTSSNLPRQVGTGATWREVSASWGHACATQADGSMWCWGQNSRGQLGNGKTSSRSTPLRVLGDQQWTGVTAGGWHTCGTAGDGSAWCWGENTFGEVGDGTTTLRVRPQRVKGEGSFTQLSATWGRTCGVLVDGGLRCWGDNASGGIGDGTYADRSNPVSVAGGNGSWAQVATSLAGACATERSGAVWCWGDNRYGQLGPATSTSSTVPVPAGVTSVGGAVAAGWMHACALSTAGPTCWGANDQGQLGNGVQSVAAMPTAPRPTWVAPTPLTNQQVKQWGAKRIATAGIAGRPAVSARLASRKAASFNIMSFNVLGSQHTAPTGGRPAFAPGRVRTEWAKQVISARDASLIGTQEIQPDQVTSFDVATQGAYSFYPGNTMGYAGATQSIMWREADWEFVWGSTISMPFMHQSRPQALVRLRNRASGAEVYMMNVHLSPGKMEDDRKKALNIIVAAIKQLDADGLPIMLTGDFNEHRDAFCKVVGSTNLEAAQGGTHNGSCKPPKNMRVDWVFGSRGTFSGTAIDQSNRVRRATDHAVISSKFSVQ; this is encoded by the coding sequence ATGACGCGTGCGCCCTGGTCACTCCGCAGCCTCGCTTCCGTCTCACGGACCGCGACTCGTGCCACGGTGGCCAGGGCGGTGACGGCCTGCGTGCTCGGCTCCGTGCTCCTGGTGGTCGCCGACCAGCAGGGCGCCGAGGTCGCGCCGCTGCCGGAGGTGGAGCGGTCGGCCGCGTCGACCTGCACCGACGTGCTCGTGGTCGGCATCGACGGCAACGGCCAGGGACGCAAGGCCAAGTACGGCGCGGTGGTCGCCAAGGTCGCGAACAAGGTCACCGCCCGCGCGACGGCGCAGAACCGGTCGGTGACCACGTCCCGGATCCGCGTCGGCACCCCGGCCAACACGGTGCTCAAGGGCGGCCGGAAGGCCGGGACCCCCGCCACCAAGGCGGTCTCCAAGAAGCAGCTGCGGCGCTGGAAGGCGCCGGTGAGCGCGGGCGTGAAGAAGACCCGCACCCTGCTGGCCAAGCGGATGGCGAGCTGTCCGGAGCAGCAGGTGCTGCTGGTGGGCTACGCCCAGGGTGCTGCCGTGGCGCACCTGGTCTCCCAGAAGCTGGACAAGGCGGGCAAGCTCGGCAACGTCGCCGGAGTCGTGCTCGTCTCCGACCCCTACCGGGTCCCGAAGTCCTCAGCGGGCCGCCCGCTGGGCAAGCCGTCCGCCGGCAACGGGTCCAAGGGTGTGATCGCCCGGTTCGGCAAGTCGGTGGGCGACGTGCCGGGCTCGGTGCCGACGTTCCGCGCCATCTCGGTCTGCCACCGTGCCGACCTCGTGTGCAACCCCCGTCGGACCAAGGTCGGCAAGGCGCTGAAGGTCTCCGGCTCCTACCACAAGGGCGCCTCCAAGGCGGTGCTCCGTCAGGCCGCCGACGCCGCCTGGAAGCAGCTCTCGCTCTGGCCGGACCCGGTCGAGCAGCAGCTGATGGTGGCCGCCGGCGAGCCGATCTCGGTGCAGCTGCAGGCCACGGGTGGATCGCCGGTGGCTCCCGCGGTCCGGTGGGCTCCGGTGTCCGTCCCGACCGGTCTCACCCTGTCAGAGACCGGACTGCTCAGCGGTGAGCTCCCGTCCTCGGGGATCTACGAGGTCTCCTTCACCGTGGCGGGCACGTCGCCCGCCACCACGGCGCGCTCCGGCAAGGTGCTGCTCAACGCCCGTGCCGCGTCCGGCGCGCTCAGTGCGGGGGGCCAGAGCACGTGCGAGGTGCGCGTTGACGGGTCCGCCTGGTGCTGGGGCCGCAACGACTTCGGCCAGCTCGGCGACGGCACCAACACGTTGCGCGTCTCGCCCGCGCAGGTCGCGGGCTCCGGCTGGGCCCGGGTGGCCACCGGGGGCAGCTTCACCTGCGGGGTGAAGACCGACGGGACGCTGTGGTGCTGGGGGCTGAACAACTTCGGCCAGCTCGGGGGCACCGACAAGACCAGCTCCAACCTGCCCCGCCAGGTCGGCACCGGTGCGACGTGGCGCGAGGTCTCCGCCTCCTGGGGGCACGCCTGCGCGACCCAGGCTGACGGCAGCATGTGGTGCTGGGGCCAGAACAGTCGGGGCCAGCTCGGCAACGGCAAGACCTCCTCGCGCAGCACCCCGCTCCGGGTGCTCGGCGACCAGCAGTGGACCGGCGTGACGGCGGGGGGCTGGCACACCTGCGGCACCGCCGGTGACGGCTCTGCGTGGTGCTGGGGGGAGAACACCTTCGGTGAGGTCGGGGACGGGACCACGACCCTGCGGGTGCGGCCGCAGCGGGTCAAGGGCGAGGGGTCCTTCACCCAGCTGAGTGCCACCTGGGGGCGGACCTGCGGCGTGCTGGTGGACGGCGGGCTGCGCTGCTGGGGCGACAACGCCTCGGGCGGCATCGGCGACGGGACCTACGCCGACCGGTCCAACCCGGTCTCGGTCGCGGGCGGGAACGGCAGCTGGGCGCAGGTCGCCACGAGCCTCGCCGGCGCGTGCGCCACCGAGCGCAGCGGCGCGGTGTGGTGCTGGGGCGACAACCGCTACGGCCAGCTGGGCCCGGCGACGTCGACGTCCTCCACGGTTCCTGTCCCCGCAGGCGTGACCTCGGTCGGCGGTGCCGTGGCCGCCGGATGGATGCACGCGTGCGCCCTGTCGACCGCCGGCCCGACCTGCTGGGGCGCCAACGACCAGGGTCAGCTGGGCAACGGCGTCCAGTCGGTGGCCGCGATGCCGACCGCGCCCAGGCCCACCTGGGTCGCTCCGACCCCGCTGACCAACCAGCAGGTCAAGCAGTGGGGTGCCAAGCGCATCGCCACCGCCGGGATCGCCGGCCGTCCCGCCGTCTCGGCGCGGCTGGCCAGCCGCAAGGCCGCGTCCTTCAATATCATGTCCTTCAACGTGCTGGGCAGCCAGCACACCGCGCCCACCGGGGGACGCCCCGCGTTCGCGCCCGGCCGGGTGCGGACCGAGTGGGCCAAGCAGGTGATCTCGGCGCGCGACGCGTCCCTGATCGGGACCCAGGAGATCCAGCCCGACCAGGTGACCTCCTTCGACGTCGCCACCCAGGGCGCCTACTCGTTCTACCCCGGCAACACCATGGGCTACGCCGGCGCCACGCAGTCGATCATGTGGCGCGAGGCGGACTGGGAGTTCGTCTGGGGCAGCACGATCTCGATGCCGTTCATGCACCAGTCGCGGCCGCAGGCGCTGGTCCGCCTCCGCAACCGCGCCAGTGGCGCGGAGGTCTACATGATGAACGTGCACCTGTCCCCGGGAAAGATGGAGGACGACCGCAAGAAGGCGCTGAACATCATCGTGGCTGCGATCAAGCAGCTCGACGCCGACGGCCTGCCGATCATGCTGACCGGTGACTTCAACGAGCACCGTGACGCGTTCTGCAAGGTGGTGGGGAGCACCAACCTCGAGGCTGCCCAGGGAGGCACCCACAACGGGTCGTGCAAGCCGCCCAAGAACATGCGTGTCGACTGGGTGTTCGGCTCTCGGGGGACCTTCAGCGGGACCGCCATCGACCAGTCCAACCGGGTTCGCCGGGCGACCGACCATGCGGTGATCTCCAGCAAGTTCTCCGTGCAGTAG